The Corynebacterium glaucum genome includes a region encoding these proteins:
- a CDS encoding NAD(P)-dependent oxidoreductase → MTRILILGATGRTGAAILQALPADAEVTAALRDRADTGRLAKTAASLDTAVVGLTSTTSLRQAMDGVAVVVNAIRLREDIAPTELIDLHERLLAAVETRGRACRIVTVGGAGALRLPGGERFWQSPAFPRATLPRGHAHAALRDHLEAGNAGDTWAYLIPPPAYVPDGPATGRREIVPPALDETAFTDRAISYADFGAAVVEAVVNAGRGTQLIAWQHYIEQ, encoded by the coding sequence ATGACCCGCATCCTGATCCTCGGCGCGACCGGCCGCACCGGAGCCGCAATCCTCCAGGCCCTCCCCGCCGACGCGGAAGTGACCGCCGCGCTGCGCGACCGAGCAGACACCGGCCGTCTCGCCAAGACCGCGGCGTCACTCGATACCGCCGTGGTCGGCCTCACCAGCACCACCAGTCTCCGGCAGGCGATGGACGGCGTCGCGGTCGTCGTGAACGCGATCCGGCTCCGCGAGGACATCGCCCCGACCGAGCTCATCGACCTGCACGAGCGACTGCTCGCCGCCGTGGAGACGCGGGGCAGGGCGTGCCGGATTGTGACCGTCGGCGGAGCAGGCGCACTCCGGCTGCCAGGAGGTGAGCGCTTCTGGCAGAGCCCGGCGTTCCCACGGGCCACGCTCCCGCGCGGACATGCGCACGCCGCGCTGCGTGACCACCTCGAAGCGGGGAACGCCGGAGATACGTGGGCGTACCTGATCCCACCGCCGGCATACGTTCCTGACGGCCCGGCGACGGGGCGGCGGGAGATCGTCCCGCCTGCCTTGGATGAGACTGCTTTCACTGACCGGGCGATCAGCTACGCCGATTTCGGAGCCGCCGTCGTCGAGGCCGTTGTGAACGCAGGTAGGGGTACGCAATTGATCGCCTGGCAACACTACATCGAGCAGTGA
- a CDS encoding MerR family transcriptional regulator, whose product MKANHSAGDIVHMRISDVTDRTGIPARLLRYYEEQELLVPARNASGYRDYSDQDVEVARRIRQLLDAGLGTATIRTVLPCLTERAGRLAPICMDTIDDLKREQARIEASIEALVASRDAIRSIVDAGETAAV is encoded by the coding sequence GTGAAGGCAAACCACTCGGCAGGAGACATCGTTCACATGCGCATCTCGGACGTCACCGACCGCACCGGCATCCCGGCCCGGCTCCTGCGCTACTACGAGGAGCAGGAGCTGCTCGTGCCTGCGCGCAACGCCTCCGGGTATCGCGACTACAGCGACCAGGACGTCGAGGTCGCCCGGCGCATTCGGCAGCTCCTCGACGCGGGGCTCGGCACCGCGACCATCCGCACCGTGCTGCCCTGCCTCACCGAACGCGCGGGCCGTCTCGCCCCAATCTGCATGGACACGATCGACGACCTCAAGCGCGAGCAGGCCCGCATCGAAGCTTCCATCGAAGCCCTCGTCGCATCCCGAGACGCGATCCGCAGCATCGTCGACGCAGGAGAGACCGCCGCCGTCTAA
- a CDS encoding MFS transporter, with the protein MNVEQSSLASTRARPGLVLAGFVLLVFCTGTAEYLVAGVLPQLAADVSVSIAAAGQTVTAYALGVAIGGPIVTVLTARFPRKGLALALGVVFIAGTVLTVFAPTYAWVIVGRVVSACSQATLFAIGLTTATGLMGPARQGQAIAIVSSGLTVATVLGVPLGALLGGTTSWRIPFVFVAAAATLGVLLLAAAMPRTPAPTTGVRDEIRTLLRGPVLLAVSTTVIGFAGVSVVFTYLVPLLNEVTGIAASVIPALLLAYGVGGFVGNLVAGRLADLSLGKTLVGVFLALIVTLAAFPLLAGHPIPMIGLVLILGLLSTATIAPLQSLVLRHAGAAPTLSLAVNVGAFNLANAIGSALGGLGVAAGLLRWGGFGGAAFAIFGLVLTALALRATPRSDTPTAETATQEAR; encoded by the coding sequence GTGAACGTCGAACAGTCTTCTCTCGCTTCTACTCGTGCTCGGCCTGGTCTGGTGCTGGCCGGGTTCGTGCTGCTGGTGTTCTGCACCGGCACGGCCGAGTACCTCGTCGCCGGTGTGCTGCCGCAGCTCGCCGCCGACGTCTCGGTCAGTATCGCCGCTGCCGGGCAGACGGTGACCGCCTATGCGCTCGGGGTCGCGATCGGTGGCCCGATCGTGACCGTGCTGACTGCCCGGTTTCCTCGCAAGGGCCTCGCTCTGGCTTTGGGGGTCGTGTTCATCGCGGGCACGGTGCTGACGGTGTTCGCGCCGACGTATGCGTGGGTGATTGTGGGCCGGGTGGTCTCGGCGTGCAGTCAGGCCACGCTGTTCGCCATCGGGCTGACGACTGCGACCGGTTTGATGGGGCCGGCTCGTCAGGGGCAGGCGATCGCGATCGTCAGTTCCGGCCTGACGGTCGCGACCGTCCTCGGTGTACCGCTTGGTGCGCTGCTGGGCGGTACGACGAGCTGGCGGATTCCGTTCGTCTTCGTCGCTGCTGCCGCCACACTCGGGGTGCTGCTGCTGGCTGCCGCGATGCCCCGCACCCCGGCACCGACGACCGGGGTGCGCGATGAGATCCGCACCCTGCTGCGCGGGCCGGTGCTTTTGGCGGTGTCGACCACGGTGATCGGGTTCGCGGGCGTGAGCGTCGTGTTCACCTACCTCGTCCCGCTGCTGAACGAGGTCACCGGCATCGCTGCGAGCGTGATCCCCGCGCTGCTGCTCGCCTATGGGGTTGGTGGGTTTGTCGGCAACCTCGTTGCCGGTCGTCTCGCCGACCTCTCGCTGGGCAAGACGCTGGTCGGGGTGTTCCTCGCGCTCATCGTCACCCTGGCCGCGTTCCCGCTCCTAGCCGGGCATCCGATCCCGATGATCGGGCTCGTGCTGATCCTGGGCCTGCTCTCGACCGCGACCATCGCCCCGCTGCAGTCGCTCGTGCTCCGCCACGCGGGAGCCGCGCCCACGTTGTCGCTGGCGGTGAACGTGGGCGCGTTCAACCTCGCGAACGCGATCGGCTCCGCCCTCGGCGGCCTCGGCGTCGCCGCCGGGCTGCTGCGCTGGGGCGGATTCGGCGGCGCCGCCTTCGCGATCTTCGGCCTCGTCCTGACCGCCCTCGCTCTCCGCGCTACGCCGCGCTCCGATACCCCTACCGCTGAAACCGCAACACAGGAGGCCCGCTGA
- a CDS encoding NADP-dependent oxidoreductase: MKTAAITAYGDPDVLTILDGPMPEPGPGEALVAVVASTINPVDVKTRTPGTPQQVGRFPAVLGWDVAGIVITAPEDSGWVPGDRVIAMHPPQPDGAGSWQQYAAIPAAGLAPAPHTVDLTTAATLPLAALTADQALARLDLGDDERLLITGAAGAVGGMAIQLAAHAGIRAAGLVSRPEHESAVLGLGAASAHSNSVSAGEFDAIFDAAGVFDHPHLLREGGRLVTVSDDTIPDALEQRAGSAVHNYVQHDPRRLRELSTLVDEGRLRLRVAEQYPLASIAQANRRAETGGLLGKIVIAM, translated from the coding sequence ATGAAAACCGCAGCCATCACCGCCTACGGCGATCCCGACGTCCTCACGATCCTCGACGGCCCGATGCCCGAGCCCGGCCCGGGCGAGGCGCTGGTCGCGGTCGTCGCCTCGACGATCAACCCCGTCGATGTGAAGACCCGAACCCCCGGCACCCCACAGCAGGTCGGCCGGTTCCCGGCAGTGCTGGGCTGGGATGTCGCGGGCATTGTCATCACCGCACCAGAAGATTCCGGCTGGGTACCGGGTGATCGGGTGATCGCGATGCACCCGCCCCAGCCGGACGGGGCGGGAAGCTGGCAGCAGTACGCCGCGATCCCCGCCGCAGGCCTCGCCCCGGCACCGCATACGGTCGACCTGACGACTGCGGCGACTCTGCCGCTCGCGGCGCTCACCGCAGACCAGGCACTCGCGCGGCTCGACCTCGGCGACGACGAGCGGCTGCTCATCACCGGCGCCGCCGGTGCTGTCGGGGGCATGGCGATCCAGCTCGCCGCGCACGCAGGCATCCGGGCGGCCGGTCTGGTCTCCCGACCGGAACACGAATCCGCGGTGCTCGGTCTCGGGGCGGCTTCCGCGCACTCCAATTCGGTCTCGGCGGGCGAGTTCGATGCGATCTTCGACGCCGCCGGCGTCTTCGACCACCCGCACCTGCTGCGCGAGGGCGGCAGGCTCGTCACGGTCAGCGACGACACCATCCCCGACGCCCTCGAACAGCGCGCAGGCAGTGCGGTGCACAACTATGTCCAGCACGATCCTCGGCGCCTGCGCGAACTGTCCACCCTCGTCGACGAGGGCAGGCTCAGGTTGCGGGTCGCCGAGCAGTACCCGCTCGCGAGCATCGCGCAAGCGAACCGGCGGGCCGAGACCGGCGGACTGCTCGGCAAGATCGTCATCGCGATGTAG
- a CDS encoding helix-turn-helix transcriptional regulator produces the protein MSARTRTLHRPIGPAAYGCVRLVVVRDGTAIVFSEFGEQPVSFGDAILLGPHVLCGIEPEGQLMVTTIYVDTDLALDQFFWQYSTILHDRLDAQGFAEKVYSEPAQVLHLGRDRAGLMLPWLDELVALSAEGHFHERFPRLQSLWFAIVDVIAPYVRVSPVRLTRLQRARSRPVSSHERALGPLRREAMLVRDALYRDVAYPWTLTELAELVQLSPKQLARVFTAAFGKTPTAYLTMLRVQEMARLLREMNVTVAVAGQRVGWRSRSRAIEAFAAHTGVTPSRYRDMHPIVADVP, from the coding sequence TTGTCTGCCCGCACGCGCACGCTCCATCGCCCCATCGGGCCTGCCGCCTATGGCTGCGTGCGGCTCGTCGTGGTGCGCGATGGCACGGCGATCGTGTTCTCCGAGTTCGGTGAGCAGCCCGTCAGTTTCGGCGACGCGATCCTCCTTGGACCCCACGTCCTCTGCGGGATCGAACCGGAGGGGCAGCTGATGGTCACGACGATCTACGTCGACACCGATCTGGCGTTGGATCAGTTCTTCTGGCAATACTCCACGATCCTGCACGATCGACTGGACGCGCAGGGCTTCGCCGAGAAGGTCTATTCCGAACCGGCCCAAGTTCTGCATCTGGGCCGCGATCGGGCGGGCCTGATGCTGCCGTGGCTCGATGAGCTGGTCGCACTCAGTGCCGAGGGGCATTTCCATGAACGCTTCCCCCGGTTGCAGTCGCTCTGGTTCGCGATCGTGGATGTCATCGCTCCGTATGTCCGCGTCTCGCCGGTGCGGCTGACCAGGTTGCAGCGTGCCCGCTCCCGCCCGGTCTCTTCTCATGAGCGAGCGCTTGGACCGTTACGCCGCGAGGCGATGCTCGTGCGCGATGCGCTCTATCGTGATGTCGCCTACCCGTGGACATTGACAGAGCTGGCCGAGCTGGTGCAGCTCTCCCCGAAGCAGCTTGCCCGAGTGTTCACCGCCGCGTTCGGTAAGACCCCGACCGCGTATCTGACGATGCTGCGAGTGCAGGAGATGGCGCGACTCCTACGGGAGATGAACGTCACCGTCGCTGTAGCTGGGCAGCGGGTCGGGTGGCGGAGCCGGTCGCGTGCGATCGAGGCGTTCGCCGCTCATACCGGGGTGACGCCGAGCCGGTACCGCGACATGCATCCCATCGTTGCCGACGTACCGTGA